In Methanomassiliicoccales archaeon, the genomic window TGGCGAAGGCGGCCACGGCCGGGCACAGGTCCCAAGAACGCTCTAGCTGAAGGGATTTGGCGATCACGGAGAGCGGCCCATCAGCCCCTATTATCACTTTGGCCTCGACCCTCTCCTCGCCCAGCAGCACGCGACTGCCCTCGAGCCCAGTGACCCTGGCTCCGGTGATCAACCGTGCTCCCGCCTTCTCTGCTTTCCTCGCCAGATGTTGATCGAAACGGTCTCGGTTGGTGGTGTAGCCCTGGAAAGGTATCTCGAAGTGCCTTAGACGGGGGGAGTAGATGCGTATGCGGTCGGTCTCCATCGGGCGCAGATCGGCGGGGACATCGAATAGCGACGAAACGTCCTCCGCCTGAGGAAAGATCGTACGGACTTCGTCCAACTGAGGCATGAACTCCCCGCATCGGACCGGAACGCCCACCTCCTTCCTTCTTTCCAGAAGGATGACGGTCGCCCCTTTGCGTGCGGCATGCTCGGCGGCCGTGCTGCCGGCCGGTCCAGCTCCTACGACCACCACGTCCACCTTCTCCCCGGCAATCAAGTCATCAACCCCTCAATGATCAGGTGCGGCGGCTCACCACCACGCGGGCGAGCTCCTTCAAGGCTTTCTTGTAGGGCGTGTCTGGAAGTACATCAAGAGCGGCGTTGGCCTTCTCCGCATATCCATGCGCCGCCCGCCTGGAGGTCTGGATGGCGTCGGTCCTCAGTATCAGGGACAAAGCCTCCTTCACCTCCTTCTGGGACTTCTTGCGCTTCACGAATATCTTGGAGATGCGCTTGCCCTCCTCAGGATCGTTCATGGCGAATATCAGCGGCAGCGTGGACTTGCCGTCGGTGAGGTCGATGCCCTTCGGTTTTCCCAGCTCTTTCTCGTTGCCGTCGATGTCGAGGATGTCGTCGATGATCTGGAATGCTATGCCGAGGTTGAAGCCGTAGTCGCCCAGGGCCCGAGCCTGCTCTTCAGTCGCCTTTCCCAGGTACGCTCCCACCAGCGCGGCGGCCTCGATGGGCTTGGCGGTCTTGCCCTCGATGACCTTGATGTACACGTCCCTAGAGGTCTTGGCGTCGAAGTCGTGCGCGCTCTGCAGCATCTCGCTCTCGGCGGTGGCGGTGCAGGCATCGGAGATTATCTCCACCACCCGCTTGTCCCAGGCGCCACCGAGACGGAAGGAGCGGACGAAGAGGAAATCACCTGCGACGAGGGCTTTCTGCACTCCGAACTTCTTGTAGGCGGCCACCTTCCCTCGGCGGATATCGCCCGCATCGTTGATATCGTCGTGGATGAGGCTGGCGCTGTGGATGAGCTCGAAGGAGGCGGCGATGCCGATGAACTTATCCATCTCCTTTCCGTCCACGGCCTTGTAAGCGAGAAGCGCGATCCCCGGCCGGATGCGTTTTCCCCCTGCGCCGATGACGTGCATGCAGATATCGGTGAGGAGATGCTCCTCGGAGCGCACGCTCTTGCGCAGCTCCTCTTCGACCTGCTTCATTTCTCTCTTGATGGGGGCATCCCAGGTCAACTTTATCGGCAACATAACGGTGCATCCCTACTTAACCCTAACTGGTATTGTTCAGGCTGGGTTGAGAGCGAGCCAGCTACCTCGCCAGAGAGCGTTAATGAAGAGAGAAAAGTGGCCCGAGAAGGGCCTTGGACCCGGCACAAGAGAACGCCAGGTCAGGGAAGGAAGAACGCCTTCGCCGCTTCCCCGGCCACCTTCAGCACTGGCTCCGGGTAGAGACCGATGAGGACCACGGCCAGGAAGCAGATCGCCACCGCCACGCTCATGGACACGGGCATCTTCAGCTTGTCTTCGGGTCCCTTGTCCACATACATGTACTTCACGATGCGGGCGTAGTAGTACAAGGACAAAGCCGAGTTCAATATGCCCGCTATGGCCAGCCACAGCATCCACTCGTTGCCGCCGATCTGCGAGGCATAGACCGGTCCGGAGAAGAGCACGAACTTGGAGGCGAAGCCCGCCAGCGGAGGTATGCCCGCAAGCGAGAACAGCATCACCGCCATGGCTAAAGCCATCAGGGGAGCGCGCTTGCTCAACCCCTTGTAGTCCGAAATCTGCTCGCCCAACGCCACAACGCTCAGCGTGGCCACGACTATGAAAGCACCTCC contains:
- a CDS encoding polyprenyl synthetase family protein — encoded protein: MLPIKLTWDAPIKREMKQVEEELRKSVRSEEHLLTDICMHVIGAGGKRIRPGIALLAYKAVDGKEMDKFIGIAASFELIHSASLIHDDINDAGDIRRGKVAAYKKFGVQKALVAGDFLFVRSFRLGGAWDKRVVEIISDACTATAESEMLQSAHDFDAKTSRDVYIKVIEGKTAKPIEAAALVGAYLGKATEEQARALGDYGFNLGIAFQIIDDILDIDGNEKELGKPKGIDLTDGKSTLPLIFAMNDPEEGKRISKIFVKRKKSQKEVKEALSLILRTDAIQTSRRAAHGYAEKANAALDVLPDTPYKKALKELARVVVSRRT